In one window of Temnothorax longispinosus isolate EJ_2023e chromosome 9, Tlon_JGU_v1, whole genome shotgun sequence DNA:
- the Tsen2 gene encoding tRNA-splicing endonuclease subunit Sen2 → MNLREPKKKRTRLRPQLPFPIPLNETQEWPVYTAHLTDVGSCIVEPEEMTAVHSMGFFGKGSLSRSYPSFGKARYGAPPVVRNKQWLCRQKWLEEVKELNATDYKDEKATAQCEGGISYEENIGDVVEIPSNSIENGSKQRNETNAKNIEIDEVTLDSAEEDDICVIINRDPDKYDNAEGSPNTHDDKNNSEEKKEEEEPWKLNCYDFKSDCMNEDDNQHGKLLVLPDSDSDTENYLKNIKPRIENEGFPVREALHLTFEETFFLLFGLGCLQVIHFDGSLLDINRAWLYFCKEKPDFLQKYVVYHYYRSKGWVVKPGIKYGGEFLLYKEGPPFYHASYIVIIEVADADSLVVDPTMSSRSMTWNNLFGFERLSETAAKEILLAQVLWPSSVPRDISETSPEILSEFTVREVLWRRWNPKQHREDVPTEEEDDYSC, encoded by the exons ATGAATCTGCGAGAACCGAAGAAGAAAAGGACGAGATTGAGGCCACAATTGCCATTTCCCATCCCACTGAACGAAACGCAGGAATGGCCAGTGTACACGGCGCATCTCACAGATGTAGGATCGTGTATAGTTGAACCTGAAGAGATGACTGCGGTGCATTCCATg GGGTTTTTTGGCAAGGGATCGTTGTCGCGCAGTTATCCATCGTTTGGCAAAGCAAGGTACGGGGCACCGCCGGTTGTTCGAAACAAACAGTGGCTTTGCAGACAAAAATGGCTCGAGGAAGTCAAAGAATTGAACGCCACCGATTACAAAG ATGAAAAAGCAACCGCTCAATGCGAGGGAGGCATCTCCTATGAAGAGAACATTGGCGACGTCGTCGAGATTCCTTCCAATTCTATCGAAAACGGGAGTAAGCAAAGAAACGAGACGAACGCGAAGAATATCGAGATCGATGAAGTCACTCTAGATTCCGCGGAGGAGGACGATATATGCGTAATTATCAATAGGGACCCGgataaatatgataatgctGAAGGTTCACCAAACACTCACGATGACAAGAACAATTccgaagagaaaaaagaagaagaagaaccgtgGAAATTGAATTGTTACGACTTCAAAAGCGACTGCATGAACGAGGATGACAATCAGCATGGAAAACTCTTGGTGTTGCCAGATAGCGACTCGGACACcgagaattatttgaaaaatattaaaccgAGAATCGAGAACGAGGGTTTCCCCGTACGAGAGGCCTTGCATCTCACATTCGAAGagactttttttcttctttttggaTTAGGTTGCCTGCAAGTGATCCACTTCGACGGTAGTTTGCTGGATATCAACAGAGCATGGCTGTACTTTTGCAAGGAGAAGCCAGactttttacagaaatatgtAGTTTATCATTATTACAGGAGCAAAGGTTGGGTGGTCAAGCCCGGTATAAAATACGGTGGCGAATTTT TGCTTTATAAAGAGGGTCCACCCTTTTATCATGCATCTTACATCGTTATAATAGAAGTAGCAGACGCGGATTCTTTAGTTGTTGATCCTACCATGTCCTCGCGATCTATGACTTGGAACAATTTGTTTGGATTTGAAAGGCTGTCCGAAACGGCTGCTAAG GAAATACTTTTGGCGCAAGTTTTATGGCCGTCGTCGGTACCTCGGGATATCAGCGAAACTAGTCCCGAAATACTTTCCGAATTCACTGTGAGGGAAGTACTCTGGCGTCGATGGAATCCAAAACAGCATCGGGAAGACGTTCCCACCGAAGAGGAGGACGATTACTCGTGCTGA
- the LOC139818635 gene encoding uncharacterized protein — translation MEKFCPLCAKNGIKRRVKVFQVNLEEAMFSCESDQCVWPIGYEELKFFPRPALSCNWDEELSFAKEEDMPALMELSLYTPPVTPGGELSKELTEIASTEYSPNPPAEDKVGTLPQCEYIASNESPELGSITSTEEDRGITNEQIEGVNIFRLLPKITSIEKTNINLTIFSNVAHSEHCDNRQIQEQEHSLMDASIMDFSKNFDVSDNECTQLDLNTRCKTGGESGKLQSDATASGVEANFGAETLSEPMKTLIDINITNSAGATNEVNKCNSDLDALLEDILNNESQPVDMCQPVDMCQLDDSDDWLKSLLMN, via the exons ATGGAGAAATTCTGTCCGTTGTGCGCGAAGAATGGCATTAAGAGAAGAGTGAAGGTATTTCAGGTCAACCTAGAAGAAGCAATGTTCTCCTGCGAGTCGGACCAA TGCGTCTGGCCGATCGGTTACgaggaattaaaattcttcCCTAGACCAGCCCTCTCCTGCAACTGGGACGAAGAATTGAGTTTCGCCAAAGAGGAGGACATGCCCGCGCTGATGGAGCTTTCGCTCTACACACCACCGGTAACCCCCGGAGGAGAGCTCTCCAAAGAGTTGACCGAGATCGCGAGCACCGAATATTCGCCCAATCCTCCGGCGGAGGATAAAGTTGGAACGTTGCCTCAGTGCGAATACATTGCCTCGAATGAATCACCGGAATTGGGAAGCATTACGTCCACTGAAGAAGATAGAGGCATTACGAATGAACAGATTGAGggcgttaatatttttagattgcTGCCCAAGATCACCAGCATCGAAAAGACTAATATCAATCTTACAATCTTTTCTAATGTCGCGCACAGCGAACATTGCGACAATAGACAAATACAGGAACAGGAGCATTCGCTCATGGACGCGAGCATAATGGATTTTTCCAAGAATTTCGACGTGTCTGACAACGAGTGCACGCAGCTCGATTTAAATACGCGGTGTAAGACCGGAGGCGAAAGTGGCAAGCTGCAATCGGACGCTACAGCGAGCGGCGTGGAAGCGAATTTTGGCGCGGAGACATTATCGGAACCTATGAAAACGCtaatcgatataaatattacaaatagcGCAGGTGCAACGAACGAAGTGAATAAATGTAATAGTGACCTAGACGCGTTATTAGAAGACATTTTGAACAATGAAAGCCAGCCTGTAGATATGTGCCAGCCTGTAGACATGTGCCAGCTTGATGATTCAGATGATTGGTTAAAAAGTTTGTTAATGAACTGA
- the Ssrp gene encoding FACT complex subunit Ssrp1, with amino-acid sequence MDFLEYPDIFAEVKGAMTPGRLKLTDQHLIFKNQKTGKVEQISASDMEMVNYQKFIGTWGLRIFLKNGTLHRFKGFKEADQEKIAKFFSVNYKKDMLEKELSLKGWNWGTAKFNGSVLSFDVGHHTAFEIPLYDVSQCNTGKNEVTLEFHQNDDAPVSLMEMRFHIPVSDSADQDPVEAFHQQVMDKASVISVSGDAIAIFREIHCLTPRGRYDIKIFQSFFQLHGKTFDYKIPMSTVLRLFLLPHKDNRQMFFVVSLDPPIKQGQTRYHYLVLLFNQEEETSIELPFTEKELKEKYEDKLTKELSGPTYEVLGKVMKVIINRKLTGPGHFTGHTGTPAISCSFKAAAGYLYPLERGFIYVHKPPIHIRFEEIASVNFARGGGSTRSFDFEIELTSGVVHTFSSIEKEEYGKLFDFITAKKLRVKNRGKSDKLNYDEDFGDSDQEDEPDAYLARVKAEAQERDGEENQDSEEGSTDEDFNPNQDESDVAEEYDSNPNSSESEDSDASAASHKKEKKEKKEKKSKSAKTVSEKPRKQRKPKKERDANKPKRPPTAFMLWLNSARDGIKADNPGIGVTEIAKKGGEMWRELKDKSEWEAKAAKAKKEYAASMKEYEESGGGKTKDKDKEKKTEKKKKEIKKESPSKLMSGTSFKSKEYISDDDSSSDESKKSEKKRSDNESEDEKDKKKKPEKRSAENAGKKTVKKRKRDQSDESDAEEPIESTPSSSDAESKNSD; translated from the exons ATGGATTTCCTAGAATATCCGGACATCTTCGCCGAGGTTAAGGGCGCTATG ACGCCGGGCAGGCTGAAGTTAACCGATCAGCACTTGATCTTCAAGAATCAAAAGACGGGAAAGGTCGAACAGATCTCCGCCTCCGATATGGAGATGGTCAACTACCAGAAGTTCATTGGGACCTGGGGCTTGCGTATCTTTCTGAAAAACGGCACTCTGCATCGCTTCAAAGGCTTCAAGGAGGCCGATCAGGAGAAGATCGCCAAGTTCTTCTCCGTCAATTATAAGAAGGACATGTTGGAGAAGGAGCTGAGTTTGAAGGGCTGGAACTGGGGCACCGCAAAGTTCAACGGATCTGTCTTGAGCTTCGACGTCGGTCATCACACCGCTTTCGAAATACCCTTGTACGACGTGTCGCAGTGTAACACGGGAAAGAACGAGGTGACATTGGAGTTCCATCAGAACGACGACGCTCCGGTCAGTCTGATGGAGATGAGGTTTCACATTCCCGTTAGCGACAGCGCCGATCAAGATCCCGTCGAGGCGTTCCATCAACAG GTGATGGATAAGGCATCCGTGATCAGTGTGAGCGGCGACGCGATAGCTATATTCAGGGAGATTCATTGTCTAACGCCGCGTGGTCGTTACGACATCAAGATCTTCCAGTCCTTCTTTCAACTGCACGGCAAAACCTTCGACTACAAAATACCCATGTCCACTGTATTGAGACTCTTTTTACTTCCGCACAAGGATAATCGGCAAATGTTTTTTGTCGTGAGCTTAGATCCGCCCATCAAACAAGGCCAAACGCGCTATCACTACTTAGTGCTCCTCTTCAATCAGGAAGAGGAAACTTCAATTGAATTACCGTTTACTGAAAAGGAATTGAAGGAAAAGTATGAAGATAAGCTGACTAAAGAATTATCGGGACCCACGTACGAAGTGCTCGGCAAg GTGATGAAGGTGATCATTAATCGAAAGTTGACTGGCCCTGGGCATTTCACTGGTCACACTGGGACACCCGCCATTAGTTGCTCCTTTAAAGCTGCGGCAGGATATCTATATCCGCTCGAGCGAGGTTTTATCTATGTGCACAAACCTCCAATACATATCCGTTTCGAAGAGATAGCCTCAGTAAACTTTGCGCGTGGTGGCGGATCGACTAGATCTTTTGACTTTGAAATCGAGCTTACGAGCGGAGTGGTGCACACATTTAGCAGCATTGAGAAGGAAGAATATGGTAAACTGTTCGACTTTATCACGGCAAAGAAATTGCGTGTCAAAAATCGCGGCAAGAGCGACAAACTCAATTACGACGAGGACTTCGGCGACAGCGATCAGGAGGACGAACCGGACGCTTACTTGGCGCGAGTCAAGGCGGAGGCACAGGAACGCGACGGCGAGGAGAATCAAGATTCTGAGGAAGGCTCGACCGATGAGGACTTTAATCCGAATCAAGATGAAAGCGATGTCGCCGAGGAATATGACAGTAATCCTAATAGTTCTGAGAGCGAGGATTCAGACGCATCTGCGGCCAGTCacaaaaaggagaagaaagagaagaaggagaagaaatcCAAGTCAGCAAAAACGGTGTCGGAGAAGCCGCGAAAGCAGAGGAAGCcgaagaaggagagagacgCGAACAAACCGAAGAGGCCTCCGACGGCGTTCATGCTGTGGCTGAACAGCGCACGCGACGGTATCAAGGCGGACAATCCGGGAATAGGCGTGACGGAAATTGCGAAAAAGGGAGGCGAGATGTGGCGAGAGCTTAAGGACAAATCTGAATGGGAGGCAAAGGCGGCCAAGGCTAAGAAGGAATATGCGGCATCGATGAAAGAATACGAAGAGAGCGGGGGCGGTAAAactaaagataaagataaagaaaagaagacagagaagaagaagaaggaaattaAGAAAGAGTCGCCTAGCAAGCTAATGAGTGGTACCTCTTTCAAGAGCAAAGAGTATATTAGCGACGACGATAGTAGTAGCGATGAGAGCAAGAAGTCCGAAAAGAAGCGTTCCGACAACGAAAGCGAAGACGAGAaggataagaagaaaaaacctGAGAAGAGGTCGGCGGAGAATGCTGGAAAGAAAACggtgaaaaagagaaaacgcgATCAGTCGGATGAAAGCGATGCGGAAGAACCCATAGAGAGTACTCCATCCTCGTCTGACGCGGAATCCAAAAACAgtgattaa
- the LOC139819767 gene encoding TP53-regulated inhibitor of apoptosis 1, with protein sequence MNSIGEACNDLKQQYDACFHTWFSEKFLKGDTSDSTCSHLFKMYQQCVKKAMKEHHIELKDMETNYLETEKEKPPHS encoded by the exons ATGAACAGCATAGGCGAGGCATGCAACGATCTGAAGCAACAGTACGACGCCTGCTTTCACACGTGGTTCTCCGAGAAATTCTTGAAAGGTGACACGAGTGACAGCACATGCTCGCACTTATTCAAAATGTATCAGCAGTGTGTCAAG AAAGCCATGAAGGAGCACCATATTGAACTGAAAGATATGGAAACGAATTATTTGGAAACCGAGAAGGAGAAGCCGCCACACAGTTGA